One window of the Streptomyces sp. B3I8 genome contains the following:
- a CDS encoding nuclear transport factor 2 family protein has translation MKVNSTAPSSLDEEIRTRMQDWKEAFESKDVDSIMSFYAPEGFTAFDLMPPFQFEGGEMWRNNWVNFYESFDGPIELQLADLRVYAQADLAIARCAVRLAGTMFGHHMDSWVRTTNCFQRIEGEWLMIHDHVSWPIDFATDKALKDLTPAGAGR, from the coding sequence ATGAAGGTCAACAGCACCGCCCCTTCCTCCCTCGATGAGGAAATCCGTACGCGGATGCAGGACTGGAAGGAAGCTTTCGAATCGAAGGACGTCGATTCCATCATGTCGTTCTACGCGCCCGAGGGCTTCACCGCATTCGACTTGATGCCCCCCTTCCAGTTCGAAGGGGGCGAGATGTGGCGGAATAACTGGGTGAACTTCTACGAGTCGTTCGACGGCCCGATAGAGCTGCAACTGGCCGACCTTCGTGTCTATGCGCAGGCCGACCTCGCGATCGCGCGATGCGCCGTCCGGCTGGCCGGAACGATGTTCGGGCATCACATGGACTCGTGGGTGCGCACGACCAACTGCTTCCAGCGTATCGAGGGAGAATGGCTGATGATTCACGATCACGTTTCATGGCCCATCGACTTCGCCACCGACAAGGCCTTGAAGGACCTGACCCCCGCAGGGGCTGGCCGATGA